A single window of Nostoc sp. KVJ3 DNA harbors:
- a CDS encoding YdhR family protein — protein sequence MSKVFVYAEYQVSIPFSQIDWVPVNVEMKNFTGLKSKTWLSAVNTNSVGGFYEFDSIENAQNYINSLLIPFAQQVNGNLTVKLFDGDVTKEASTGMNSPFYSADSH from the coding sequence ATGAGTAAAGTATTTGTATATGCCGAGTATCAAGTATCTATTCCCTTCAGCCAAATTGATTGGGTTCCTGTGAATGTAGAAATGAAAAATTTTACTGGTTTAAAATCCAAAACTTGGTTGAGTGCTGTAAATACTAATAGTGTTGGTGGGTTTTATGAATTTGATTCTATAGAGAATGCACAAAATTATATTAATAGCTTATTGATTCCCTTTGCACAACAAGTCAATGGAAATCTCACTGTCAAGCTTTTTGATGGTGATGTAACTAAAGAAGCTAGTACAGGTATGAATTCTCCCTTCTATTCGGCAGATTCTCATTAG
- a CDS encoding relaxase/mobilization nuclease domain-containing protein, giving the protein MITKVKANKSFRGTTKYVLEKEKAKIIGGNMYGRSTNELVEQFSLSAHLNPQLKDPCYHLMLSVPKNDRTLNDDELANLSQRHLASVIVLSRLQGDESQVKQPDKRITDTKLNQLVDEFIESELPAYDFFIARHSDKEHDHTHIVASRVNNLDGKSIRTWNNYAHSEHSARLLEREFQLTPVQSSWESKQKAMTRNQLERVESLGLPGEEIMRRAIEQVAADKPTMPQLIEQLWREHQVKAIVSYYGHGGVRGIKFGIDIGSVNEDGSPRLLWKQGGNLNKYKCSFTKLQTELGINYYPLRDDSEIKYLNNFLESVDNSQVNQQIISTIFPKEAQAETKHQLNPAKSDAKQRASSELINTISDLIEQSVVESTLSETLPQLTEQLSQYHQQLANNKTILDDLGSAIADVEQRLVSQRAVDAIANFIEQSAVNDALIETLPQLAEQLSQYRQQSDAGRTAFDELLAAITQELQSHTEKKAILSISDYIEQSTVESALTEAVLELTQQLSQYKEQLVTAKTTFNDLDAVLATELQSYLEKKAILSISDYIEQSTVESALTEAVLELTQQLSQYKEQLVTAKTTFNDLDAVLATELQSYLEKKAILSISDYIEQSTIESALTEAVLELTQQLSQYKEELVTAKATFNDLDAVLTTELQSYLEKRAISSIYDYVEQSTVESALTETVLELTQQLSQSQQQLSAGRTIFDDLEAAIVYLEQLHRSQKPVDAIALNQTPTITTDKPKLKDNLPADLYEYYSTDLQNLLVTDRDKEIAIKALLDNKLAQDVKEIILASPAGWTTDEAKALVLIANNKLASNREQKQSSPQFTPPPEDESLRPVLQNYLTQKRGLTNFLVEPLQRQGLGYIDQQRRVVFIKRDLNGEKSGALIWDTARLDNRCTEYPENSSWLRPAKGDRSDGWFHLLLGVSADDKIERVYLCSSPIDALTMAEIDSKRHLGQPLPRTMYMAVDDPNDLPFELLRNINRIGLAFNNDDLGNEASQVVQKMLPVAKRIAPSGLTWNEILIEQQQQQQDILEQKQPKRGFSR; this is encoded by the coding sequence ATGATTACCAAAGTCAAAGCTAACAAATCATTCCGTGGCACTACTAAATATGTGCTTGAGAAAGAGAAAGCCAAAATAATTGGCGGGAATATGTACGGGAGAAGTACCAATGAACTGGTAGAGCAGTTTAGCCTATCAGCCCATCTTAACCCACAGCTAAAAGACCCATGCTATCACTTAATGCTTAGTGTACCGAAAAATGATAGAACGCTAAATGATGACGAATTAGCTAATCTTTCCCAACGTCACTTGGCATCGGTCATTGTGTTGTCGCGGCTTCAAGGTGATGAATCCCAAGTCAAACAGCCAGATAAAAGGATAACTGACACCAAACTAAACCAGCTAGTTGATGAGTTTATAGAATCAGAACTACCAGCTTATGACTTTTTTATAGCGCGGCACTCTGACAAAGAACACGACCACACCCACATTGTTGCATCTAGAGTTAATAACCTAGATGGTAAATCTATCCGCACTTGGAACAATTACGCCCATTCGGAACACTCCGCCCGACTGCTAGAGCGAGAATTTCAGCTAACCCCAGTCCAAAGTAGTTGGGAAAGTAAGCAAAAGGCTATGACTCGGAATCAACTGGAACGAGTCGAGAGTTTGGGACTTCCAGGCGAAGAAATAATGCGACGGGCGATTGAGCAAGTGGCAGCAGATAAACCCACAATGCCCCAGCTAATTGAGCAGTTATGGAGAGAGCATCAAGTTAAAGCAATCGTCAGTTATTACGGTCACGGTGGGGTAAGGGGTATCAAGTTTGGTATTGATATCGGCTCAGTTAATGAAGATGGTAGCCCCCGCTTGCTCTGGAAACAAGGAGGTAATCTCAATAAATATAAGTGTTCATTTACAAAGCTTCAGACAGAATTGGGGATAAACTACTACCCCTTACGGGACGATAGCGAAATTAAATACTTAAATAATTTCTTAGAATCTGTAGATAATAGCCAAGTTAATCAACAGATAATATCAACCATCTTCCCGAAAGAAGCTCAAGCCGAAACTAAACACCAGCTAAACCCAGCTAAATCAGATGCAAAACAACGAGCCAGTTCAGAACTTATAAATACAATCTCTGACTTGATTGAACAGTCAGTAGTTGAGTCAACTTTAAGTGAAACGTTGCCACAATTAACAGAACAACTCTCTCAATATCACCAGCAGCTAGCTAATAATAAAACCATATTAGATGACCTTGGATCTGCGATTGCTGATGTGGAGCAACGACTTGTATCACAAAGAGCAGTTGATGCAATTGCTAATTTTATTGAGCAGTCAGCAGTTAATGATGCCTTGATTGAAACGTTACCACAATTAGCAGAACAACTCTCTCAATATCGGCAGCAGAGCGATGCAGGTAGAACCGCATTCGACGAGCTATTAGCGGCGATTACTCAAGAGTTACAATCCCATACAGAGAAGAAAGCTATCTTATCAATCTCTGATTATATTGAGCAATCAACTGTCGAGTCAGCCTTAACTGAAGCAGTATTAGAATTAACGCAACAACTTTCTCAATACAAAGAGCAGCTTGTTACAGCTAAAACTACATTCAATGACCTGGATGCAGTGCTTGCGACTGAGTTACAATCATATCTAGAGAAGAAAGCTATCTTATCAATCTCTGATTATATTGAGCAATCAACTGTCGAGTCAGCCTTAACTGAAGCAGTATTAGAATTAACGCAACAACTTTCTCAATACAAAGAGCAGCTTGTTACAGCTAAAACTACATTCAATGACCTGGATGCAGTGCTTGCGACTGAGTTACAATCATATCTAGAGAAGAAAGCTATCTTATCAATTTCTGATTATATTGAGCAATCAACTATCGAGTCAGCCTTAACTGAAGCAGTATTAGAATTAACGCAACAACTTTCTCAATACAAAGAGGAACTTGTTACAGCTAAAGCTACATTTAATGACCTGGATGCAGTGCTTACAACTGAGTTACAATCATATCTAGAGAAGAGAGCCATTTCATCAATTTATGATTATGTTGAGCAATCTACTGTTGAATCAGCATTAACTGAAACAGTATTAGAATTAACACAACAACTTTCTCAATCTCAGCAGCAGCTATCAGCCGGAAGAACCATATTCGACGACCTGGAAGCAGCGATTGTTTATTTGGAGCAACTCCATAGATCGCAAAAACCAGTAGACGCAATTGCTCTTAATCAAACTCCAACTATAACTACAGATAAACCAAAGCTAAAAGATAATCTTCCAGCCGATTTATATGAGTATTACAGCACCGACTTGCAAAACTTATTAGTGACTGACCGAGACAAAGAAATTGCTATCAAGGCGCTATTAGATAATAAACTAGCCCAAGATGTTAAAGAAATTATACTAGCCAGTCCTGCCGGATGGACTACTGATGAAGCTAAAGCATTAGTTTTAATCGCTAACAATAAACTGGCATCCAATAGAGAGCAAAAACAGAGTTCACCCCAGTTCACGCCACCACCAGAAGATGAAAGCCTACGCCCAGTATTGCAAAACTACCTCACTCAAAAACGCGGTCTAACCAATTTCCTTGTAGAGCCACTACAACGGCAGGGGCTAGGTTATATAGACCAGCAGCGACGGGTTGTGTTTATCAAGCGAGATTTAAACGGTGAAAAGTCAGGCGCACTGATTTGGGATACTGCACGACTTGACAATCGTTGTACGGAGTACCCCGAAAACAGTTCCTGGCTACGCCCCGCCAAAGGCGATCGCTCTGACGGGTGGTTTCACCTCTTATTGGGTGTCTCGGCAGACGATAAAATCGAGAGAGTATACCTGTGTTCTTCCCCCATTGATGCCCTGACAATGGCAGAGATTGACTCTAAACGACACCTTGGGCAACCACTACCGAGAACAATGTACATGGCAGTGGATGATCCGAATGACTTGCCCTTTGAACTCCTCAGAAATATCAACAGGATTGGGCTGGCATTTAATAATGATGATCTTGGTAATGAAGCATCCCAAGTTGTTCAGAAAATGCTGCCTGTCGCTAAAAGAATTGCACCTAGTGGGCTTACTTGGAATGAGATTCTTATTGAACAGCAACAGCAGCAACAAGATATATTGGAGCAAAAGCAACCAAAGCGGGGTTTTAGTCGGTGA
- a CDS encoding MobC family plasmid mobilization relaxosome protein, which produces MQPDPRTNLSNQLADTLTNRSVAPDEKREVTITFRASYAEKARLEQRCSGVVQSDYIRARLFDYPLPHPKLVIPEVNRQAIYELKKIGNNLNQQTRAINEAVKIGSQPLSNEVKSYLKTLEELTALLEQTRQLLTQPTEEVQRNDYQSQS; this is translated from the coding sequence ATGCAGCCAGACCCCCGTACCAATCTCAGTAATCAATTAGCTGACACATTAACCAATCGGTCAGTAGCACCAGATGAAAAGCGAGAAGTAACCATCACGTTTAGGGCTAGCTATGCCGAGAAAGCTAGACTAGAGCAACGGTGTAGTGGAGTGGTGCAAAGTGACTATATTAGAGCGAGATTATTTGACTATCCTTTACCACATCCTAAGTTAGTCATTCCCGAAGTGAACCGACAGGCTATCTACGAGCTAAAGAAGATTGGCAACAACCTGAATCAGCAGACTAGGGCTATTAACGAAGCTGTGAAAATTGGTAGCCAACCTCTGAGTAATGAAGTGAAATCATATCTGAAAACTCTTGAAGAACTGACCGCACTTTTAGAACAGACTCGCCAATTACTCACTCAACCTACGGAAGAGGTGCAGCGCAATGATTACCAAAGTCAAAGCTAA
- a CDS encoding type II toxin-antitoxin system VapC family toxin: MSNERLFLDTVFIQALLNKRDQYHHQAKAFLPRVRAAMAVWVTEAILVEVGNALGAVNRPGGAQFIQQCYNTANLQVVTVDTPLFNRALQLYNERLDKTWGLTDCISFVVMWEQGLTDAVTADLHFVQAGFRALLR, translated from the coding sequence ATGAGTAATGAGCGCTTGTTTTTGGATACAGTATTTATCCAGGCTTTGTTGAATAAACGCGACCAGTATCATCATCAGGCTAAAGCATTTCTGCCAAGAGTACGAGCGGCAATGGCTGTTTGGGTAACAGAAGCGATATTGGTAGAAGTTGGTAATGCTTTGGGTGCTGTCAATCGCCCAGGGGGAGCGCAATTTATCCAGCAGTGTTATAACACTGCTAATTTACAGGTGGTAACTGTGGATACACCATTGTTTAACCGTGCGTTACAGCTTTATAACGAGCGTCTTGATAAAACTTGGGGTTTGACAGACTGTATTTCTTTTGTCGTAATGTGGGAACAAGGTTTGACAGATGCAGTTACTGCTGATCTACATTTTGTTCAAGCTGGGTTTCGGGCATTGTTGCGCTAA